GGAATTTTATGGTGAGCTAAGGAAGACTTCAAAACACTTGTTCACTTAGATATGACTTATAACGATTGACATAAGCTTCAGGAATCAAAACTTATTGCCTTAGTTTTTTCAATTCAACATGTTGAGTTGGTGAAGAAAGATCAAATTGAATCAGATTTAAAGTTAAAAGTTATCTTTCCAACACTAGAAGAATTAAATATTTCTTTTGATGCTCAAACTTCATGATTAATTAATTCTTCAGGAAGCTTCTTAGTTGGAGGATTAGAGGCTGACAGCGGATTAACTAATAGAAAACAAATTTCAGACTCTTTTGGCCCAGCCGCTCACCACGGCGGAGGAGGACTTAGTGGAAAAGATTTAACAAAAATAGACAGATTGGGAGCATATTATGCTCGTTGAATAGCTAAGAATATTGTTGCAACTGGCTTAGCACAAGAATTAGAATTAAAGATTGTTTATGCAATTGGACAATTGGAAGCCATTTCTTATACAATCACTCATTCTAAGGGAATTAAATTTGATCCTCAAAAAATAACTGACTTAATTCATTCTTGTTTCCCGACTAAGGTGAAAGAAATATTTGATCTCTTCACTTCTTCACAATTTTCTTTTGCGGATTTAGCTCAAAATTCTCATTTTGGTTTAAATCCAGAATTACCTTGGGAGAAGTTAGATAGAATGCAAGAAATTAGTGACTGAACAAAAAAATTCTTAAAGAACTAGAGAGGTTAATTAAAGAGTCTTCCTCGAGAGAGGAATTAGACTCTGTATTTAAAAATTGAAGAGCAAAATATACTGATCCGATCAGGGAAAGAATTAAGAAAACTAGTTCTGCAGAAGGTAAGAAAAATCTAGGAATTCAATTAAAAGGTTTAATTAAAAAATCTCAACAATTGTATGAATCTAAAAAATTAAGTTTCTCCAGCTGAAATATACCTTTTCAAGAGGCAAGAGAAATAAATGAAGAGAGTATAGATAAATTCTCAAAACCTAATTATTCTTCAGAGAATTTACTTTCAAATATGTTCGAGAAAGTTTATCAATTTCTTGATAAAAATAACTTTTATTTTTATGAAGAAAGTGAAATAGTCAAAGTGAAGGAAAATTTTGATCTTCTATTAATTCCTGAGTCGCACCCTGCGAGAGCAGAAAGTGATAGTTATTTTCTCTCAAATGCTGATCCAAAGAAATCAGCAATTTTCTCTAAACTTAAGTTTTTAAAGAGTAGTTCTGGACCATTAATGCTCAGAACTCATACAACTACCAGCACACTTAAGCTCCTGAAAAAATATAAGGGAAAAAAATTCTTAGGAGCTTCTATGGGTAATGTTTATAGAAAGGAGGACAATGATTCTACTCATTTGTCCCAATTTAATCAGTTAGATTTGATTTGAGTGGATAGTCAATTAGATCTCTCTAACTTAAGAGAATTAATAGAAAATCTATTAATTTCTCTGTTATTTGAAAAAAATGCAAATTTAAAGATTAAGAATCATTACAGGCTAAGACCTTCTTATTTCCCGTTCACTTCCCCCTCTTATGAAGTAGATTTAGAGTGTAATTGTCAAAAATCTAAAGATTGCTGTTTATGCAAGGGAACAGGGTGAATAGAATTGTTAGGATGTGGCTTTTTAAGACAAGAAATCTTAGAGAAAACACATTCTAGTTATGTAGCCATAGCTTTGGGAATGGGTATAGAAAGACTAACAATTTTAAAGTATGGGATCCAAGATGTTAGAGATCTTTATAGAAATAATTTCTCTAGTGTGGTAAATACAGTTGCAACCTAGTTCTTGTTATTATCTGACAGCTTATTACATTTCTTCCTTCCTGATTTAACAACAAAGTCCTTAGGGAATTTAGAGTCTTATTTAACTAGTATTCAACTAGAAATAGTTGAATACTGAGATCCTATAGTAAAAACTCCTCATCCATTAAAGATACTTAGTGTCTCTTTAGCTGATAGCCAGAGATATAGGTATGAGTTATTGAGTTTAAAGACAGGTAATACTTTTTTTGCTTACTCCAATTTACCTCAACTAGATATAGATAAAGTTGTGTTTGTTTCCAAAAAAACCATACCAAATAAATCTGTCATTAAAGATAGTGAGTTTTTATCTTTTTCAGATATTTTTAAAGATCAAAGCTTAGATGCTAAATCCCCTAAGCCCAAGGCAATTCCCTTAATTATAGATTCCAGAGATTTTGTTTTTGAAGAGTTGCTAAAGTTTAATTTCTTTTTTCCAACTAGAATTTACAGACTAAAGCAAATATATAAATACTTTGATTTTTCTACTATCTGGGTAGTAGCGCAAGAGTTATCTTTACCAGCAAATTTAGCTCCAAAAAAATTTGAGAATGTACAGCCAGAAGATTTATTTCCAAGTAACTCTACTGGAAATTTATTGATGTCTATCTTTCTTAGGTGTCTAAATGAAACATCAGTGAACAGTTACAAAGAAAAATTGAACTTCTTAGTAACTCACCTATTCGGAGATTATGTGAACTTGATTTTCCCGCAACTAGAAAATAAATTTCATAGCCCAAAATTGACTTCTCAAATTAAGTTAAAGAAGTTATTACCTATTTTTTCAGAGTTGAGAGAAAATTGAGAAGAAAAAGTAGTTCAGAGATTGTCAAAAACCCACTTTTCTCTTAGATCAACAGGTTTTGGAGTAAAAAAGAAAGATGAATGAGAAGTCTGTTGACCCCCTTGATATTTGAAAAACAATCTTCCTACTATTTCTGAATTGTTAATCAAGTTAATTCCCTCCGATCAATCCTCAAAATTATTAGATTTAAGCAATCCGACATTTACTTTAAGTGAATTCAACCCAATTGAATTGGCAACAGAAACAAGACAATCCATAAGACTTTTAACTCAAATAAGACTTTATTTGAGAAATCAAGGATTTGTTGAATGCAATTCTGTGAAATTCAATAAAAAAGATAAAAACTTTAAATCTCCTTCTATAGTTCTGACTAGCAACACAAAAGCTAGCTTAAGAGATAATTTGCATATCTCTTTAACTCAAGTATTGATTGAAAATTTCAATCAATCTAATAATTTATATCCAATATTTGAACTTTCTTATTGCCCTTGGTTAAATATTTGGAAATTAGGATTAGCTATAGTTAATAATTTTTCAAAAACTAAAGAAGAAAAGTTTAATTTCTATAATCTTTCTTTGTTGAAAAAATTGGTTATTGATCTTTCTAATCAAGTATTTAATAGAAAGATAGAATTTGAAGAGATTCCTCTTGAACATAGATACTTACCAAACTGAAAAGCTTCTAGAATCTATAAATTAGTTAGTACTGAAAATAGTAAAGAGTTAGATTTAGGAGATCTTTTAGTATTTAGGGAAGAACAGTTAGAAATAAGAAAAAAGGAATTAATTTCTATAAACTTAAATATCCTGCACTAATACTAAAATATAAGGTTTAGAATTTATGAATTTGCTACATCTTTTCAAATATGCCGATTAACAAGGAACTATTAGAGTTATCTATTCAAGAATGTTACTCAAATTTCTTAGATTATCTCAGATTAGTTAATAATTTCATAAAGAATTCTCTTTCTTTCTGAGAAGGAGAATTAGATTGAAAAGATATAGAAAAAGTAGAAACTGAATCTAATAATCACTATTGTAAAAATTTATTAAACATAGAGTGGCAGTGTACTAAGAATACACCCTCCAATACAAAGCTAAGGTTCTTCTTAGCTTTATTGCTTTCTATGAAAGATTTAGAGAGATGTTGTGATTATCTCTACTCCATTTCAAAAATAGCACTTAAAGATAAAGAAAAAAAGCTAAAGTCCATTATTTTGAATTCTGAACTTTGGCAACTTACACTAGATTATTTTCAAAATATTTACTTTGTATTTAGAGATGCTTCTGGAAAAATAGATCAAAAAATATTTCAACAAATTCTAGATAAAAAATCTGAGCTACATGCTAGATTATCTACTCTTGCTAGAAAATTAAATGGAGAGTTGCTCTCAATTTGAGGCCATAACGTACTTCAAAAAATAAAACAAGAAGATATAAGTGAATTAGCTCAGTTAGAGCTAATAGAACAACTCTTATATCTTTCTAAGTTGTTGCAACACATGATAGTTAAAATAGACAGATTTTTGGATCATACATTTAATATAGTAGAAAACTTTTACTATATTAAAAATCAAGAAATACAACTAAATTACAATTACTCTCTTTTTGATGAAAGGGGAATTCTAGAGTAAAAAACTTAACTGAAATATAACAGAGATTATTTAGGGACTAAATTAAAGGCTCCCTTTGCGGTTGCCTTTAAACCAACAAATGTTCCTATTTCTATTCAATCCAATAGAAGAGCACAATCATCTTTTATAAAAATTAATTTTTATAAAACTCAACTACTCAACAGATTTAACGATTTAGTCTTGAGCTTAGTTGAGAAATATAAAAGTCTCTTTTGAATGACTGAAGAGATACACAAACAAATACTTTATTTCATTGAAGAACCCGAGGATACTGATCCAAAAACTCTAGTAGGTTACAAAAGAAAGGAATATAAAAGGTATCAACAATTCTTAACTAAAAAACAGAAACCTGCAAAAGTACTTAAGTCACCCTTTATTCCTGAATCTCTTCTTGCTAAAAGAAGTATTTTCAATTATCAAGAAATTATTGATTATTTCAAGAATTTACATTCTTCAGAAAGTCAATAAAAATGGTTTAGTTGATTCAGTTAACTCAATTATTTTCCAAATATTTGGGTTGTTGTGGAAGTTCTGATTGCCAGTGCAAACGGTGAGACAAACTTAAAAAATTAGATTATGAAAGTTGAGTTAAGAGAGAGAAAAAGACTTTTAAACAACTTAGAAAGAAACATTCAAAATGATGTTTCAATAGAGTTGTTAAGCTAAATAAAGTTCATCATGGATCGATAGTCAGTCAAAATAGACCAGGTTATGCAATTGAGTGCAGAAATTTAGAAAAGTGATACGTTAATAAAAAGACAGGAGAATATATTAAGGTACTCAAGAATCTAAATCTAAGTATTAAATATGGAGAATTAGTAGTTATTCTCGGGGAATCTGGTTCTGGAAAGACTACTTTATTAAATATTCTTTCAGGAATGGAAAGAGCTTCTAATGGAGAGTCAGTAGTATTTTCCCATTCCTTAATTGCAATGAATCAACAACAAATGACTCTCTTCAGAGCAAAATATCTTTCCATTATCTTTCAAAATTATGCTTTAATACCTGAATTAACTGTCAGGGAAAATATACAAATTGGACAGAGAATCCAAACTAATGTAAGAAAAAGATTAGACATTGACCAAATAGCAGAACTCTTGAAGATTACTCCCCAACTTTCAAAAGTCCCCAAAGCTTTATCTGGTGGGCAACAACAAAGAGTTTCTATTGCTAGAGCACTAGCAAAGAATCCACAATTAATTTTTGCCGATGAGCCGACAGGAGCTGTTGATGCAGATACTTGTCAGGAAATCTTGAATATTTTTGTAGACATCAACAAGAGATTTGGAACAACTATTCTTCTGATTACTCACAATAGATTAATTGCAAAAATAGCCAATAAGGTGATACATATAGACAGAGGTATGATAGTTTCAACAGTCTCTCAGATTCCATTACACCCTAATCAGATAGACTGACATAATTAATGTTTTTTCAAGCCTCTAATCAGTTATTTGGAAGAAAAACATTTGAAAATAAAAAATCCAGATTAATTAAGGAAGTTAAAGTTCCAAATCAACAGGCTTTAGTTGATTCTTTAAAGCAATTTGAGATAAAGAGAGCAAAATTTAGAAACGACTTCCCCTTAAGATATTGAATCTCTAATTACAACTTTCTAATTAATGTTTTCTTTTGATTGTTTTTTATTTGAGCTTTTTGAGTATTGTGTTCTATGTATTTTCCAACTAGCTCAGTTCCAATAGTTCACCCATATCACTTCACTATTCTTTTTGAGACAGCTTTCACCTATATTTTTCGAAGACATAATTTAGAGTCACTATCCAATTCTTATCAATTACAGCCACCTAATTGGCATAATGATGCCTATTACTTCGTAACTTTAGGTGTTGGACTATTAGTAATAGGAATTTATCTCTTATTTATTCTTAAGGATTTTTTTGTGGAAATTGACAGTATTCTTTCAAAAAACAGAATAGGAATACTAATGTCCAAAAATAAGAGATTTATGCAAAGAACTTACAAGACTCTTTTTGTTCAATTGATAAATATTGCTTGAACTTCTTTTGCCTCAGTAATGATCTTTGGTAAAGGTTTTTTTGGAGACAAAATAGGTGATGTAGGGGCTTACTCGCTTTTGTTTGGTTATAGTACCCAAAGTAAAGAAGGAAAAACTGAAAGCTTACCATTTACCCCTCAGGGACATGTTACTTTTTGATTCAATCTCTTCTCCTTTGTAATTTCTATCTGAATGTATAGAAGATATCTAAAAGAATTTTTTGCAGGAAATCCTTTTATTCTTCCATTCTTTAGAAATATCTTTATGCAACTGCAAACTTCATTTAAATCCTCTAGACCCGTGAAGCAAAAGCTTCAAAAGAAGAGAACTAAGTCAATGAAGTTATCTAAACAAGAATTAGAGAGATTAGAAAGAGAGATTGATAATCTTCCCTTCATTCACTTAAAGGATGTAAATAAGAAGTTTGGAAGTTTCCATGCCCTTAAGGACATAAACCTAAATATTAATAAGGGAGAGTTTATCTCTATCCTAGGCCCATCAGGCTCAGGAAAGACTACTCTTATTAACTTATTAGCTGGAATTGATATTCCAACTTCAGGCTCAATGATTATAGATAAGTGCAATACCTCTACCTTCTCTGACAAAGAATTGACAGCTTTTAGAAGAGAGAGAATTGGATATATCTTTCAAAATTATGCCTTGATTCCCCACTTAACAGCTAGGGGAAATATAGAACTTTCTGTAGCTTTAAGAGAAAAAATGAAAAGCTTTAGAGAGTCCTTTATCTCTTTCTGTAAAACTCTAAAAAACCTTAGATCGCAGGGATTAAATTACTTAAACATAGCCAAAGAAGCCATTAAAGGTATTTTCTTGGCCCCGGAAAGCAATGACATTACTTATCTGCTAAACATCTTTAATTTGCTCTCGCATGAAAATAAATACCCTAATCAATTGTCAGGGGGACAACAACAAAGAGTTTCTATTGCCAGATCTCTAATCAAAAGACCTAAAATTCTGTTTGCCGATGAGGCAACAGGGGCTCTAGACTACGCAACAGCCAAAATTATTCTTCAATTTTTCAAGTTAATTAATAAATATGCTAAGACTACTATCATTATGATTACTCACAACCCAGCTATAGCAACTATTACTGATAGAGTAATAAGAATTGATTCCGGAAGAATTGTTGAAGACTATAGAAATCCTAATCCAGCCTCTATAGATAGTTTGACTAATCTTTAAAAGTAATTGATTGTTCCAATACTTTTAATATTTCTTTGGCAATAGCATAAATTACGGGTACAGCCACAGAGTTGCCAAATTGTTTATAGGCTTGAGTATCGCTCACAGGAATTACAAATTCATCAGCAAAACATTGTAACCTTGCAGCCTCTCTAGGAGTTAATCTCCTAGGGTTCTTTTTGTCTTGTTTAATTAGTATTTCACTCCCATCTTTGTAGTATCTTGCAGAAATAGTATTAGTGTATTCACTATTTTGGTCAAATAAGGAAAAACCAAATCCTTTTCCTTCTTCGATGACCTTCTCAAAGTTGAGTTGAAATGGTATATTTACCATCAACTTCTTTTTCTAGGATATTCCCAACTTTTGTTTTTGAGAAAAGTGGACTTGGTTCCTTAAAAGAAGAATAGTTAGGGACTAAGGACACATTAAATCCAACAATATATATTCTTTTTCTATTTTGTGGTACTCCAAAATCTTTGGAGTTTAGTACAAATATGTAAGTTTTGTAATTTAAATTCTCCAGCTTGTCAATAATAGTTTTTTAAGGTCTGACCATTATTGTGAGTTTTTAGATTTTTAACATTTTCTAGTAAAAAAGCCCTAGGTTTTTTATCTTTGAGTATTCTTACAATTTCAAAGAAGATAGAACCTCTTTGATCTTTGAATCCTAGTTTCTTGCCAGCTTGACTAAAAGCTTGGCAGGGAAAACCTGCAACTAATATGTCATGAGTTGGAATTTCATCAGAGCTTATCTTCTGAATATCTCCAAAAGCTTCTTCCCCGAAATTCGCAAGATAAGTTTTTTGAGCGAATTTATCTATTTCACTACTAAATACTGTTTGACATTTGTTGGTCAGGTGAAATCCTAACCTAGTTCCTCCTATTCCCGCAAATAAGTCAATAATTTTGTATTTAGCACTTAAGTTATTTGGTAAAGGGACAAAACCAAATGGTTCCTTTCCTTCTTTTTTATTATTTGTTGGAGTTAGAAGAACCAGAAAAACAAGGAATTATAGAGGCAAATGGAATTTAACAAACAACAGACTTAGTCAAATAATTTGTATTAGTTTTATAAAGAAATTTCTTTTTCTAAATTAAGTTACAAAATGGTGGAGACTATGGGGCTCGAACCCACGACCTTCTGAGTGCAAATCAGATGCTCTACCAGACTGAGCTAAATCCCCCTCTATGGTGGAAGCAGATGGGATCGCACCATCGACCTCTCCCTTATCAGGGGAGTGTTCTGACTACTGAACTATGCCTCCTGCCTTTTCTAAGTTAATATTATTTATCAACTTTCCTTTCTATTAATAATCATTAAATAAGAAGGAATCATTGTATTCCAGTCTAATCATAAATTGATAGTTGTATTGGTACTTCAGATTAGCTTCTCTGATAATAGAAGATACTCTCTTTTTTAGATCTTCTAAAAATTCTCAATTAAAAGTTTCTGGCTTTAAGTAAATCTTTATGATATGACCTCCAGCCAAAAATTCTAATTTGGATATTTCTGTTATTTGAGAAAGTAAAGAGTTAATCTTCTCATTTCTTTCTTGAGTTTTCTCTAGTTGAAGAGGCCTTGCGCCCAATCTACCTGCTGATAACTTATCCATCGCTCTAGTAATAACCAGAAAAGGATTGTTTTCTGTGTATTCATAATTGTGATGTCCTTCAATAGTTTTCACTATGTAATCCTCCAAATTAAATTTTTTTGCTAGATTAACTCCATCAATAACATGATCAGAATATTGACCAGTAACTTTTCCAATATCGTGAAAGAAGGCAGCTCTTTTTGCCTTTAATGTATTTATTTTTATTTGAAATGCAAAGTTAGCGCTTAAAATGCTAACTTCTAGTAGATGTTCTAGTAAGTTTTGGTTATAAGAGTAAAAATATTTAGTTTTTCCCACTAAATAGGCTCATTCATCACTTAAACTTTCTCTATCATATTCCAAGAATTCGGTTAGTATTTGATACCCTAATTCTTTAGTCAAATTTTTTTGATTTTGGGCTATAGAGGAGTAATATTCCAACAGACTAGTCTCAGTAACAGATTCAGCTGTTAAATCTGGATTATTAATTAAAGCATGATAGAAGGCAGTGGTAAATTCCATCTTTTCAAAGTCAAACTTGTATTTACTACCTTCTTTTTGAAGGTGTTCTATAAAAACAGTTAGATGATCTTTATTTTTAGACTCTTCCAACATAATCATTTTGCTATTAGTTATTTTGTGAACCAACTGTGCAAGTGGACTTTGAATATTTAGTAGATCTTGTATTTTCTGTTTTTCTTGAGAAGAAAAAACAGTTAGATTTAATTGAATTCTTTTTTTAGCAGGACTAAAGTGAACTGAATATTTATTGTCAATTTTTAAGTTGTAGACTGATTTGAGAATTAACTTCTCAAATAAGTATTGATCGAAGTTTTGGTTTTTTTCGGGATTCAGTTTAAGTTATGTGTTGATCATTTGATTCAACGGGAACAGAATCAAGTAGCTTTAATCTTGTAAAAGAAATTTTTTCTTCTGATTCCACTTCCGGTAATCAGAATAGAGTTACGCTTAAATTATTTGATTCCCTAGAATCCTTGACATTTTCTGAATTTAAGTATTTGTTTGTTAGTGGATAAATCTCATCAGTTAATTGTCTAGTTAGTTCCTCTTGATTTTCTTTTGGGAATCTCAATATAAATCAAAAGTGGTAAAAAGATGAGACTACATAAAAATGAGAGATTTGCGCTTCTTCCACCTTACTTGTTAAAAGTTTTTCTATTGATTCTTTAAATGGAGCGGAAGCTCCTTCTCCCCCGAGATTAATAAAGTGAGATTGAGAAATCACTCTATTAATAAGAGTCACTAAAGCAACATAGGGTGAATTAAAGCTACCTAGAGGGTTATGGTGGGAAGTTACTACTTCTGATAATTCAATATCTTCATTTAGTTCTGGAATTAGTTCCAAAACTTTAGAAGAAGTATGTTGGTAATAGGGCAAAACAATTTTTCCAATATCATGCAGAAGTGCCATTCTTTGAAGTTTTACAGAGTCTAAGGATAGTGCTTCTGCTAACTTTTTTACTTCTCTGGCAATTTCTTTTGAGTGTGCAAGTAATGTTTGAGAGGGAGAATATCTTTCATTTTGCATTCTTCCAACTAATGTAGCAAGATGGGATGTGACTTTTTCAGGCCAATATTCTGCCAACACTTGCTCACCTAATGTTCTTTCTTCCCTGATTAGACTTTCTTCTAGTTGTTTAAAGTGTTTGTTAATTGAACTAGAAGATCAACTTTTGGAAGTCTTAAATCTCTCACCCAGAAGATGAGCAATCTTAAGATCTCTAGGATTGTATTTGGAAAGTATCAATGTAGGGGGTTCATCTGAGTATTCTATGTGTGGCTTTACTCCAGTCAGAGAAAAGAATTCTTCCTTTCTTTCTCCAGATTTTCCCACTAATTGACCAATGGTTTTTTCATTAAAGTTTTTACTGTCAGAAAGTTTTATTTCAAAATAACATCCTGAGAACAATCTAGGGGATTTATACTTAGAGAGATAACGGATCATTTTCTTGGAGAATTTAGAGTTTTCGCTAGAGTTCAAACTCTAAATTAGTGACTATTTATTAGTGGGCTCAAAAGTTGTATATAGGACACTTAATTATTTAATAGTTGATAAAGTATCAGGGATTTTGGTTCACAAAGATAAGTTCACTCCAGAAGATAAAACACTTATTGCACAAATTAAGAAAAAATATGGAGAAGATGTATATCTAGTCAACAGACTAGATAAAGATACTAGTGGTCTTTTACTTGTTGCTAGAAGCAAAATAGCTTTAGTAACACTTAAATCTTTATTTGAAGAACAGAGAATAGACAAAAGGTATTTAGCTATTCTCTCTAAACCGTTACCTCATCCAAAGATAAAAATTTCTTTTTCTTTGGGAAGAGATAAGGGAAATAAGTTGAAATTTAGTGCCACTAACTCAAAGAAATATAAAAATGCTTTAACTTATGCAGAGACTATTCATTCTCAATTAGTATTACTAAGTCTTAAGACTGGAAGAACACATCAACTTAGAGCACACTTATTTACTCTCTCTTGCCCTATACTAAATGATCCAATTTATGGAGAAAAAAATAATTGTGTTAATAGTTTTGGACAATATTTACATTCTTTCAATCTTTCGTTTACAGACCCTTGAACTAATAAGAAAATATCTATAACATCTAAGCCTCCCTTAGAGTTTACGGAAAAACTAATTGAATTAAATATTGATACTAGTTCTTTAACTAACTTTGAGTCTAACTACAGCTCTAATATTGAGAGTTTAAGTGGCTAATAACCTTTCTATTTATATTCTCTTTAAAAAAGAAAATCTTTTAGTTACACTATTTAATTTTCCAAACAAAAAGGTATTTACAGAATTTGAAATACCTTTTCTGGAGATTGTACCTAAACTAGTAAAAACAATAGATTTAAAGCTAGCTGAACATCAGCTCGACTTTAATTCTATTGGTAGTATATTTATTGCGCAAAGAGAAAGTAGGTGAAATAGCAATAGACTAGTTGTAGCCTTTGTGCAGACTTTAGCCTTTGCTTTTCCTATTAACATATATAAGAAAGATCTGGGGGATTCGGAAGAATTAGATTTTTGCGGAGATTGAAATGATTTTTTAAATTCTTTTAAGGAGATTAGTTGAAAGGAGTTAACACCCCTGTACAACAAATGTCCGATTACAAATACATAGTAATTTCAGATTTAGATGGAACTCTTTGCGATAGTAGGGAGATACTTTCTGATCAAACGAAAAAATATTTATTAAAGTTCCAAAAGGAACATCCAGAAGTTTTATTTACTTTTTCTACTGGAAGACCCTGAGCAGAAGCTAAGGAGATATATGAACAACTTCAATTAAAGTCATATATCTCCTGTTTAAACGGTTCTTATATTTACAACCCCCACACTAATCACTTAATAACTTCTTTTTTGAGTACTAAGTTTTTGAGTTATTTGTTAAATATTCCACAAACACTTAATAATTTAGTTAGGGGAGCTTTGATAACTGATCAACTGTTAATACCTTTAGAGCCAAACATTCCTAGAACTACTTTACAGTCACTAGAGAGGAGTAAATCTAACTTGGTGGGGATTAAGCTTTTTTTCAGGGAAAGTGATTGCACAATAGTTAATGAGATTATTGAACAAATTAAGAAGTTTAGTCCTACTCCGAGAGTAAATTTATTTTTTTATCCAGGATTAATTAATGTGGAGTTACAAAGTTCACAATTAGACAAGTCTAGTTTTGTTCAGTTTATCTCCAATTTTCTCGGGGTAGAATATAAAAATATTTTGACTTTCGGAGATAATCATAATGATATTCCCATGATGAAAGGAGGAGTAAGAAGTTATGCATTATCTAATTCATTGTTCTTACTAAAACAAGAAGCTTTAGTAATTTCTAAA
Above is a window of Mycoplasma ovis str. Michigan DNA encoding:
- a CDS encoding HAD-IIB family hydrolase, producing MKGVNTPVQQMSDYKYIVISDLDGTLCDSREILSDQTKKYLLKFQKEHPEVLFTFSTGRPWAEAKEIYEQLQLKSYISCLNGSYIYNPHTNHLITSFLSTKFLSYLLNIPQTLNNLVRGALITDQLLIPLEPNIPRTTLQSLERSKSNLVGIKLFFRESDCTIVNEIIEQIKKFSPTPRVNLFFYPGLINVELQSSQLDKSSFVQFISNFLGVEYKNILTFGDNHNDIPMMKGGVRSYALSNSLFLLKQEALVISKYSNNEDGVIKELASFFSDKYN
- a CDS encoding RluA family pseudouridine synthase, producing MGSKVVYRTLNYLIVDKVSGILVHKDKFTPEDKTLIAQIKKKYGEDVYLVNRLDKDTSGLLLVARSKIALVTLKSLFEEQRIDKRYLAILSKPLPHPKIKISFSLGRDKGNKLKFSATNSKKYKNALTYAETIHSQLVLLSLKTGRTHQLRAHLFTLSCPILNDPIYGEKNNCVNSFGQYLHSFNLSFTDPWTNKKISITSKPPLEFTEKLIELNIDTSSLTNFESNYSSNIESLSG
- a CDS encoding HDIG domain-containing metalloprotein, with protein sequence MIRYLSKYKSPRLFSGCYFEIKLSDSKNFNEKTIGQLVGKSGERKEEFFSLTGVKPHIEYSDEPPTLILSKYNPRDLKIAHLLGERFKTSKSWSSSSINKHFKQLEESLIREERTLGEQVLAEYWPEKVTSHLATLVGRMQNERYSPSQTLLAHSKEIAREVKKLAEALSLDSVKLQRMALLHDIGKIVLPYYQHTSSKVLELIPELNEDIELSEVVTSHHNPLGSFNSPYVALVTLINRVISQSHFINLGGEGASAPFKESIEKLLTSKVEEAQISHFYVVSSFYHFWFILRFPKENQEELTRQLTDEIYPLTNKYLNSENVKDSRESNNLSVTLFWLPEVESEEKISFTRLKLLDSVPVESNDQHIT